A segment of the Bacteroidota bacterium genome:
ATATCTTCTTTGTTGCGGAATGCCTCCAGCAATCCCTCATCCCCCGAAATGTGTGCCATGACCCTCAGCTCAATTTGCGAGTAGTCGGCGGACAAGATGAGGTTACTCTTCTTTCCCGGAACGAACGCCTTTCGAATTGCCCGTCCCGCCTCTGTGCGGATGGGAATATTCTGGAGATTCGGATCGGCGCTGGAGAGTCTTCCCGTCAACGCAACTGTTTGATTGAATGATGTGTGCAATCTGCCGGTTTTCGGATTGATGAGAGAAGGGAGAGCATCAACATACGTCGACTTCAGTTTCGTGAGCTGGCGATAGTTCAGCATCTTTTCGATTATCGGATGTTGACCCCGGAGAGCCTCGAGTACATTCACGTCGGTCGAGAATCCGGTTTTTGTTTTTCGAATTGTCGGAAGCTTCAGTTTGTTGAAGAGTATATCCCCCAACTGCTGCGTCGAGTTGATGTTGAACTGCCCCCCTGCGTCGGTATAGATATCTCTGATCAGGTTGTTGATCTGTCGTTCAAGATCTTTCGACATTTCAGCGAGATACGGAACGTCGAGCGCGATGCCCTCAGCCTCCATCCTCGCAAGAACAGGAATCAACGGAAAATCCACTTCCTCGCAAAGTTTCAGTTGTTCAAGCTGTTGGAGTTTGGCCTTTTGAATATTGGAAATTCGCAATGTCATATCCGCGTCTTCTGCGGAGTAGTTCGTGATGGCGTCGAGCGGCACTTCGGTGATATGTTTGAGACTTCGTCCCTTTCCGACGAGATCCTCAAACGCAATCATCCTGTAGGTCAAATGTTCCATTGCCATTGCGTCGAGGCTGTGTTGGCCGTCCGCCCGCAAGATGTAGCTTGCAACCATCGTGTCGAACGCAACGCCGGCAACTTCGATTCCGTACGATTTCATGACCAGCATATCGTACTTGATGTTCTGCCCGACTTTTTTGATAGATGGATTCGCAAGAATGGGTTTGAGTTTCTCCAGAACGGAACCTAAGGGCAGCCCCGCGCTTATTCGCGTCGGTTTGTCTGATTCAGGTTCGGGCTGTGAGAAGAGGTCTCTGACCTCTGACCTCTGATCTCCGACTTCTGAACTCACCGGAACATAAAACGCCTCCCGCTCTTTTACCGCGAAAGCAAGTCCGACCAAATCCGCCTGCAACGCATCGTTGGAGGTGGTTTCTGTATCGAAGACGATCGATGCGGCATTGCGGAGCCTTGCACAGAGTTCATCAAACTCCTTCATTGTTTGAACGCACCGATAGTTGTGCTTGTCGGAGTTGATGTCGGTTACTGACCGTTGTGCCGCGGGCTGTGTCGTTTCCTTTTCTGAAGCTGCTTGTCTTGCATTCTTTTCAATCGCCGTGGTGACAATACTCGCGAACTTGTTCGCAAGCGAGCGAAATTCCAATTCACCAAACAGTTTTGCCAAAGCGGATGTGTCGGGTGAGTTGGCTTTCAATTCATGAAAGTTGATTGGAACAGGAACGTCGGTGTGAATGGTGACGAGTTTTTTCGATAGAAACGCCAGTTCTTTGTTCTTGATAAGTTTCTCCCGAACACCCCTCTGCGGAATAGTTTCGACCTTCTCGTACAAGCCTTCAATACCGCCATATTGTTGGACGAGCGGGATTGCGGTTTTCTCCCCGATACCGGGCACGCCCGGAACGTTGTCGGACTTGTCGCCGATGAGGCCCAACACGTCTATGACCTTTTCCGGCGCGACCCCGAATTTTTCCAGTACGTCTTTTTCATCAACGACCTCCGGCTCGTCGCCTCCCTTGCCGGGTCTGAGAATTTTGATGTACGGGCTGATCAGTTGCATGAAATCCTTGTCGCCGGTAACCATGTACGTAACGACTTTCTCTTTCTCGGCACGCTTTGCAAGAGTGCCGATCACATCGTCCGCTTCGTAGCCCGGCTGCTCGATGACGGGTACCTTGAACGCCCGCACAACATCTTTCAGCAATCCCAACTGGCTTGACATATCCTCCGGCATTTTCTCCCGCGTTGCCTTGTATTCCTTGAACATCTCATGCCGGAACGTCGGCTCTTTGGTGTCAAACACAACGGCGATATGTTCGGGCTTTTCGTCTTCGAGGAGCTTCATCAGCGTGGTTGTGAAGCCGTAGATCGCGCTGGTATTCATCCCCTTGCTGTTGATGAGGGGACGTTGGATGAATGCGAAGTACGCGCGGTAGGCGAGCGCCATGCCGTCTAACAGGAAGAGCCGTTCGGGCTGCGAGATTGCAGAGTTTTTGGATTCTTTAGAGTTCATCGTGTTGGGAAGTTACCCTTCAATGTGAAAGCCCGACTCGCCCGCGTAGGTTGATTGAGGTCCAGACAGAAAGCCGTTGCAGGGAATTTCTTAGGCCAATATACAAAAAGGGAAGTTTGCTTCTTTGATTCGTTACACCGCGGGTTCGTTGCCGAGCTTATTCGGTTCGCCCGATTCTTCCTTGGGCGATTGCATATACCTCCAAATTACAAACGCAACCGCCAGAGCCAACACGCTGTTAACCAGGAACATTTCGCGAATACCCGTGTGTGCCGCCACAATTCCGCCGAGAACAGGCCCGAGCATGTTTCCGAGAATCGTCATGCTGCTGGCGATGGCGATGATGCCCCCTTTGCGCTCGGGGGGTGCATGCAGGTTGGCGAGTGAGTAGAGTGCGGGCAAAACTCCGCCGCGCCCGATCCCGAGAATCGCACGAAGAACTGCAAGCTGAAGCAGACTCGTTACCAGATTGTGGCCGATGTATGCGAGTCCCGTCAAACTCATGCCGATGAACAATCCCGTCTTGTAGCCTTTCCGATCATTCCGCTTGCCCCACCAAGGAGCAGAAATGGTTGAGAAGAATCCTGTGATGGCGAAGATGCTTCCTGCAAGCGTTGCAATATACGCCGAGTCTTTTCTGAAACTCTCGACAAAGAGGGCAAAGATCGGCTCAACCATCAGCACCGAAATTTGTCCGACGACAAGGCATAGCGCAACAAGCCGAAGCTGTGTATTTGAGAACATCAGCTTGTAATTTTCGATGACGGAGAATTGTCGACTGCTTGTATCTGCGTCTCGAATTTCCTCCACCCCGTAAACCACGGCAAATCCTCCCAGTGTGCAGAACGCCGCCGTCACAAAAAAAATCTCTCTGTATCCGATCAAATCCGCAAGCACGCCGCCAAAGAACGGGCCAAGCACAACCCCGCCCGCAGATGCAGACTGCAGCATGCCCATGGCGTATCCAACGCGATTCTTCGGCGTGCTTGTAGAAACGAGTGCAAGTGATGCGGCAATGAACCCGCTGATGGCCCCTTGGAGAATTCGAAAGAGAAACACTTGCATCACATTCTGCGAGAAACCGATTAACACTTGAGAGAGCGCAAGCCCGAACAACGCACGCACGACCATCGGCTTTCGGCCGTACTTGTCTCCCATGTTGCCCCAAAACGGGGTGAAGAAGAACGACGAAACAAACGGGCCCGCAAACACGAGTCCGCTCCAGCGAACAACTTCTGTTTCATCCGATACGCCGAGTTGCCGAAGATAAAAAGGGAGGAAGGGGACAACGAGGTTCATTCCAACCATAGCAACGAATTGTGTTGCCCAGAGAACGTAGAGGTTTTTACGCCAGAGTTCCATTCAGTCCGGCAAAAGGAGATGACGCACACACGACAATACCGAACAATGATTCAGCGCGTGCGTGGCGTTGTGGTCAGGCTTTTTGGGAGGTTCGGAAGGTGTTGTTTCCGTCATTTCTTCTTTGACTGCGCGGTTTGCCACTCGACGAAGTTCTTCAGCAGGCTGGCGCGGAACCGCGCCTCCGACGAAACACGAGTCTTGACAAAAAATTCACGCGCATCCTTCTTCCAAAAAACAACAGGCATCCATACTTCCGGCTGCATGCCGTTTGTTTCAATAAGTGTTTCGGAAGAAAGCGGATTCGAGGCGTAGAACATGTACGGGCTGTCTTTGTCGAACTTGAAGATGCGAACGGCTGAAAGACTGTCGAACGAGAACGTTACCTCGCCGACAAGGACGCCGTTCTCTTCGTACAACTTCTTCTTCAGGTTGCGGTAGCCGGGATTGTCTTTCTCGAATTTGTTTCCTTTGACGTACATGTCGATCAATTGCTGGAAGTCGTCATTCGTTATGTCCGTTGTGTCATCACTTTCCGAGATGATATTGATGAACCTGATTGTCGCTTCACCCGAAGTGCCGTTCTTGAGTTTGACATGATATTCTTTTGTTTCAACAGTAAGACATCCCGATACGATTGTCGAACCGAGCAACAGCATTATTGACAAGAGAACTGGTATCGCCGTTTTGGGAATCCTTTTCATCGCGTTTTCGTCATTTCAATGTTCAGAAGAATATACCAAATGGGTCAGGCAGTTGCAAAGCAATGACACACTGTAGTGTTCATCGGCGGGGAGACCGCTTTCTTGCACATCAGTGTGGATTGGCGTATCTTTTTTGCGAGAATGTTTTGCAGGAGCTGACTCTCATTTCTCGACACGAAAGTACATCTCAAGAAGCTTGAAAATTCTTTGCATTTCCGCTCATTTCCATCCTCGCCCGGAGACCAGGGCTTTCTCTCCGTTGGTGAGGATTGATTGAAAATCCTGTTTACATCGGCCTTGGACGCCTCCTTCATCAGGGAAGACCTGATGCTTTTGGAAAGACATTTTGAGGTCGACCATCTCTTTACTTCCGGTTTTCTTGGCGCGCTAAAAATTCCTCTCCGGGCAGCGTCATGTACTGTCACCTTCACGTGGTTTGCATCAGCATACTCCGGGGTTATTGTACTTTTTAGCCGGCTGTTCGGGAAGAAGGCCGTCGTCGTGATTGGCGGTGCAGACGTTGCCGACTATCCCGAAATCGACTACGGCATTTGGCGTTCGAAGTGGAAAGCACAATTCGTCCGCTATGCAATCCGCAACTCGGACAAGATTCTAGCCGTGGATCCGTACCTGCACAAAGAGGCGATGAGACTTGCGGCATATGATGGAAGAAACATCGAGTACGTACCGACGGGATACAACATAGAAGAATGGCTTCCGTTGGGAGAGAAGGAGACGTGCGTCCTGACCGTGGCAAAAGTCGAAAGTGAATCGCGGGCGAGAGTGAAGGGAATCGATTGCTTGCTTTCGGCGGCGGGCAAATTGCCGCATATCAGGTTTTCAATCGTCGGTGTCGGGATTCATCTGATGGAAAAGATGCGCACGTCAGCTCCTGGTAATGTTGAGTTCGTTCCGTTTGTCGAGAGGAAGGACCTTCTGAAATTCTACCAACGGGCAAAAGTTTATTGCCAACCTTCCATTGTCGAAGGTTTGCCCAACAGTGTCTGCGAAGCGATGTTGTGTGAATGTGTTCCCGTCGGCTCAAATGTCGGGGGCATACCAACGGCAATTCGAGACATCGGATTTCTTGTCCCCTATGGCGATCCTGATGCGTTGGCGAATGCAATTCAGCACGCATTGGATGCCCCGCGAAGTGTCGGTCAGGCTGCGCGCAAGTACATTGCTGAAACATTTCCGTTGCAGAGAAGGGAAGAGGCGCTTGTCCGCATTGTGAAGGAATTGAGCAAGTGAAGAGGCCGTTATCAAATCTGTTTTCTCTTCTTGCCGGGGATGTTGGAAGCCGCTTATTGGGCTTTTTGATTACTGCATATCTTGCGCGCGTGCTCGCCCCTTCGGCATTCGGCATTATCAACATAGGCCTTGCCGTACTTGGGTATCTGATGTTGTTGGGGAGTCCGGGCCTGCAACTGCTTGAAGCGCGCAATGCCGCGGCAGTTTCCGGGGCGAACGAACAGCGCGTCAACTCCATTCTCTCGCTCCGGTTGGTTCTTGCAGGAAGTCTCCTCGTACTCGTAACTCTTGCGTCATTCCTCACAATCTCAAGCAGTGAGATGCGCGAGAGTGTTGTTCTGTTCTGCGTCAGCGTGATTCCGTTGTCTCTTTTTCTCGACTGGTTCTTCCAAGGCAAAGAACAGTTCGGGCTTCTGAGCGTTGCGAGACTTGCAATGTACCTTGTGTACGGCGTTGTAGTTCTGTTGAATGTTCACTCCGCCGCCGACATCGTCTGGGTACCGGTAGGATTTGCGGCGGGAAATCTGACCGCCTCAGTACTTCTCTTTTTCGGATACAAGCAATTCGGAAAATTATCCTTCGTTTGGCAGCCCGATGAATGGAAATCCATTCTGCGTTCCAGTGTGCCCGTCGGGCTCGCGATGTTGCTCGCTCAAAGCGCCATCAATCTGCCGCCGATCGTTCTTGGCTGGTTTGCTTCCACCGCGGAAGCTGGCTTGTTCAGTGCCGCGTTGAAAATCGTATTTGTGTTGTTGATGTTGGATAGAATGGTGAATGCGCTCTTACTTCCGGCCGTTACGCGGCACTTTGTTTCCAGAAAGGATCACGTCCCTTTCTTTTTGACAGTCGTGACAAAAGTAGTCCTCATAGTCGTTCTCCCTCTGACAGTACTGGGAATCCTTTCGGCTCCGACGATCACTCCGGCTGTATTCGGCAAGGGGTATGCGGATGCTGTTCCCCTTCTTCGCATTCTGCTGGGATATTTCTTTCTCACACTTCTCAACTCTGTATTTGTTTGTTCGTTAGTTGGAGCGGGCAAGGAAAAAGAATACACTTCAGCTCTGAATGCCGGTTCTGCCATTCTGGTAACGGGAATAGTTGCGGGCGCTATCTTCTTTGGCTCGACCGGTGTCGCCGTGGGAATTGTTGCGGGTGAACTCTGCACCGTCATTTTCATGATTCGTCAAACAAGAAGGATTGTGAATATTCCCTTGTTTAGGGTGTTTGTCAGCCCCCTCATTGCCGCTGTGCTCATGGTTGCCATCGCTTTTCTTTTTGCAGAGCAACCAATCCTCGTGCAGTCCGGCGCGTCGATTCTTGTTTTTGCCGCAGTTGTTATTCTGACTCGCGGTGTTGCGCTGAAGGAAATTCAATTTCTGCGGGAGAGATTTGTATGACGCTGAACGTCGGGTTGATTTCGCCTTCGCTGATGTGGGAACAGATGTTGCTTCAGGAGGGAGTAGCGTCCCGCAGAGTCGAGTTGAACGGCGGCGATCCGGATTGCTCCGTTCTGGTTGTAAATCGTGTTCTTCAGCACTCGGAGCGTAAGTCGGTCGAGACCTATCTTTCTTCAGGAGGAGCAGTATTGGGTTTTGCCGGGCATCTTGCCGGAGTATGCAAAACGTCAAGCAGGACGGCCCGAATTGATTTCCTGACCTCCGACGTGACGGGGATCTTCTCCGATATTCATCTTCTTGATCTTGCAGTTTCCGGCGAAATTCCCCGCGAGGCAAATTGTCTTCGGACCCAACACAACGAATTTGCCGCTTACGCAGGAGAACTCGGCGGCGGATACGCAGTCATTCTGCCGTTTGATATTGCAGGGATGATGGAAGATCGACGGGCTGTTGTAAAGAATTTTTATGCCATCCGGGATCGTTTGCCATCTGAACGAGTCTCTGCCGTAGGCAAGGGAGAACTCCGACACGTGCTGCACTATGCTCTCCGTTATTTGCACCATGTGCGCAATCTGCCGTATGTTCACGTGTGGTATTTTCCTGACGGGAAGATGAATGTTTCCGCGTTCAGAATCGACAGCGACAAGGGTTCGAAGAAAGAGGTGGATGAACTCTACCATCTTGCCGTCGAGCATGATTGTTCCATGACGTGGTTTTTGGATGTGAAGAGTCATGAGGAATGGCTTCACCATTTTGCATTCCTTGCCGGACAGGAGACCGGCGTTCACTGCTACGAACATCGTACCTATGATTCGTACGAAGAGAATTTGAAGAACATCTCGAAGGCGAAGCGCAAGTTGGAACTTGCAGGAATCAGCTCGCCCGGGTTTGCGGCTCCGTTCGGAATCTGGAATACCGGATTGGCGCAGGCAATCGACAAAGCTGTCTTCGAGTACTCATCGGAGTTTTCGTATGCCTATGATACGCTTCCATTCTATCCCTCGGTGGATGGATATACGTTTCTCACGCCGCAAATTCCCGTTCATCCGATTTGCATCGGCAGCCTGCGCAAAGTCGGCTACACGAGCCAACAGATGAAAGAGTATTTCAAACGGGTCATTGACGAGAAATTGCTGAGAGACGAGCCGCTGTTTTTCTATCATCATCCCACACATCACTATCCGGATGTTGTGCGGTTCATCTTCCGGTATCTTGAAGAGAAGGAAATCGACAATATGACGATGCTCGAATTTGCCCGGTGGTGGCGGAAACGGTTGAAGTATATTTCCTCATTCAATTTCGAAGGCTCCCGACTGGCGATGCAGCCACATTCATCTGTTGACGATTCGGTGTGGATCAGAATCATCCGGCCTGACGGGGCCGAAGTTCTTGTTCAACCTTCGCTGCTCGTTGAGTTGGCACGGCTTGAATGGAATCCGCAGCGGCACCGAGCCTCGGCACCGACGGATATTCGCCGGATCCGCGAGTTCGATCCACGCGGCTTGGTTGGCGAAGTCTTCTCAGGACTTGCACAACGATTTACGAGAAAGGGGGATGGTCGCTGATGCGTGTGCATGTTGCGAGCTATCAGGCTGTGTCAATTCTACACGGCGGCCCGAATACCCAGCTTCGAAAAACGATGCAGCATATCGGTGAATTCGGAGTTGATATGCGTTTGTTCGATCCATGGGCTCATTTCAAGAAGGACGATTGCGATGTGTTCCACATCTTTGCGGCGAATGTCGGCACGTATCATCTTGCGCACGAAATTCACGTGTTAGGCATACCGATGGTTGTCTCTCCGATTTTCTTCAGAGTACAATCCCCGGCAATCATCAACTCGTTTCTGCGTGCAACTCGCGTTGCGCAGCATCTCACAAAATCCATTTGGACGGATGCAGGATTCACAGCGGAGATCTGCAACTGGTCGCGAGCAGTTCTTCCGAATTCGAAAGCGGAAGGTGAACTCATCTCCCGCAGTCTCGGCATCCCGCAATCAAAAATCACCGTCATTCCGAACGGAGTCGACGAGCGGTTCTATCATGCAGAGCCTTCATTGTTCAAGAAAACATACGGGTTGGAGAATGTCATTCTCAATGTCGGGCATATCGGCCATACACGGAAAAATGTTCTCTCGCTGATCAAGGCGCTCGGCCAAATCGATCATCCATCTGTCATCATTGGCCGGATCATATCCGGGCAGTACGGCGATGCGTGCGTTGCCGAGGCGAAGAAGCACAAACAGGTTCTGATGATCGACGGACTCGATAATAATTCCGAGATGC
Coding sequences within it:
- the polA gene encoding DNA polymerase I is translated as MNSKESKNSAISQPERLFLLDGMALAYRAYFAFIQRPLINSKGMNTSAIYGFTTTLMKLLEDEKPEHIAVVFDTKEPTFRHEMFKEYKATREKMPEDMSSQLGLLKDVVRAFKVPVIEQPGYEADDVIGTLAKRAEKEKVVTYMVTGDKDFMQLISPYIKILRPGKGGDEPEVVDEKDVLEKFGVAPEKVIDVLGLIGDKSDNVPGVPGIGEKTAIPLVQQYGGIEGLYEKVETIPQRGVREKLIKNKELAFLSKKLVTIHTDVPVPINFHELKANSPDTSALAKLFGELEFRSLANKFASIVTTAIEKNARQAASEKETTQPAAQRSVTDINSDKHNYRCVQTMKEFDELCARLRNAASIVFDTETTSNDALQADLVGLAFAVKEREAFYVPVSSEVGDQRSEVRDLFSQPEPESDKPTRISAGLPLGSVLEKLKPILANPSIKKVGQNIKYDMLVMKSYGIEVAGVAFDTMVASYILRADGQHSLDAMAMEHLTYRMIAFEDLVGKGRSLKHITEVPLDAITNYSAEDADMTLRISNIQKAKLQQLEQLKLCEEVDFPLIPVLARMEAEGIALDVPYLAEMSKDLERQINNLIRDIYTDAGGQFNINSTQQLGDILFNKLKLPTIRKTKTGFSTDVNVLEALRGQHPIIEKMLNYRQLTKLKSTYVDALPSLINPKTGRLHTSFNQTVALTGRLSSADPNLQNIPIRTEAGRAIRKAFVPGKKSNLILSADYSQIELRVMAHISGDEGLLEAFRNKEDIHASTSAKVFGVKPDDVTRDMRRKAKEVNFGIMYGIGPFGLANRLEISQSEAKEIIQRYFDRFPKVKQYINDTIDAARRKGYVSTLLGRRRYLPDVNSRNFTIRSNAERQAINMPIQGSSADMIKIAMIRIDEALRKSEVRSTMLLQVHDELVFEVPEGEVKMMKKLVVDRMENA
- a CDS encoding MFS transporter — protein: MELWRKNLYVLWATQFVAMVGMNLVVPFLPFYLRQLGVSDETEVVRWSGLVFAGPFVSSFFFTPFWGNMGDKYGRKPMVVRALFGLALSQVLIGFSQNVMQVFLFRILQGAISGFIAASLALVSTSTPKNRVGYAMGMLQSASAGGVVLGPFFGGVLADLIGYREIFFVTAAFCTLGGFAVVYGVEEIRDADTSSRQFSVIENYKLMFSNTQLRLVALCLVVGQISVLMVEPIFALFVESFRKDSAYIATLAGSIFAITGFFSTISAPWWGKRNDRKGYKTGLFIGMSLTGLAYIGHNLVTSLLQLAVLRAILGIGRGGVLPALYSLANLHAPPERKGGIIAIASSMTILGNMLGPVLGGIVAAHTGIREMFLVNSVLALAVAFVIWRYMQSPKEESGEPNKLGNEPAV
- a CDS encoding glycosyltransferase family 4 protein, with translation MKILFTSALDASFIREDLMLLERHFEVDHLFTSGFLGALKIPLRAASCTVTFTWFASAYSGVIVLFSRLFGKKAVVVIGGADVADYPEIDYGIWRSKWKAQFVRYAIRNSDKILAVDPYLHKEAMRLAAYDGRNIEYVPTGYNIEEWLPLGEKETCVLTVAKVESESRARVKGIDCLLSAAGKLPHIRFSIVGVGIHLMEKMRTSAPGNVEFVPFVERKDLLKFYQRAKVYCQPSIVEGLPNSVCEAMLCECVPVGSNVGGIPTAIRDIGFLVPYGDPDALANAIQHALDAPRSVGQAARKYIAETFPLQRREEALVRIVKELSK
- a CDS encoding oligosaccharide flippase family protein; its protein translation is MKRPLSNLFSLLAGDVGSRLLGFLITAYLARVLAPSAFGIINIGLAVLGYLMLLGSPGLQLLEARNAAAVSGANEQRVNSILSLRLVLAGSLLVLVTLASFLTISSSEMRESVVLFCVSVIPLSLFLDWFFQGKEQFGLLSVARLAMYLVYGVVVLLNVHSAADIVWVPVGFAAGNLTASVLLFFGYKQFGKLSFVWQPDEWKSILRSSVPVGLAMLLAQSAINLPPIVLGWFASTAEAGLFSAALKIVFVLLMLDRMVNALLLPAVTRHFVSRKDHVPFFLTVVTKVVLIVVLPLTVLGILSAPTITPAVFGKGYADAVPLLRILLGYFFLTLLNSVFVCSLVGAGKEKEYTSALNAGSAILVTGIVAGAIFFGSTGVAVGIVAGELCTVIFMIRQTRRIVNIPLFRVFVSPLIAAVLMVAIAFLFAEQPILVQSGASILVFAAVVILTRGVALKEIQFLRERFV
- a CDS encoding glycosyltransferase, with protein sequence MSILHGGPNTQLRKTMQHIGEFGVDMRLFDPWAHFKKDDCDVFHIFAANVGTYHLAHEIHVLGIPMVVSPIFFRVQSPAIINSFLRATRVAQHLTKSIWTDAGFTAEICNWSRAVLPNSKAEGELISRSLGIPQSKITVIPNGVDERFYHAEPSLFKKTYGLENVILNVGHIGHTRKNVLSLIKALGQIDHPSVIIGRIISGQYGDACVAEAKKHKQVLMIDGLDNNSEMLASAYAAADTFVLPSLFETPGIAALEAGLAGAKIVITPHGGTEEYFGKMAEYVDPHSVESIRAGVIKALQVKKNDGLREHIRAGFLWQHVARKTAAAYRQISGND